Proteins encoded in a region of the Clostridium butyricum genome:
- a CDS encoding AbgT family transporter, whose translation MENKKKKLGILGTVEKIGNILPHPTTLFVILCAIIMVVSHIAYKLGVSVTYEGIDVASGELKELTVGVVSLLTPEGIRYVFTSAIKNFTGFAPLGTVLVALLGVGVAEGSGLISTVLKKLVLSTPKKFVTVVVVFAGVMSSIASDAGYVVLIPLGAVIFKSCGRHPLAGIAAAFAGVSGGFSANLLPGPTDALLGGITTEAARLANPTYEVGMTGNWYFIIASAFLITILGTFVTEKIVEPRLGEYKGNDNEEVMEVTKEQKRGLLFAGIALLVTLIGILLLVVPYNGILRNPETHEILKSPFMDSIVVIIAILFLIPGIAYGIGERTIKNDKQVINLMGKSMSAMGSYIVLVFFAAQFVSYFSYTKLGTVIAVRGANFLEATGIKGIPLLLAFIVVAAFINLFMGSASAKWAIMAPIFVPMLMGIGYSPELTQMAYRIGDSATNIISPLMSYFALIVAFAEKYDKDSGIGTLISTMVPYSIVFLIGWSILLMLWFIFKLPLGVGVGIFM comes from the coding sequence ATGGAAAATAAGAAGAAAAAGTTGGGGATACTTGGCACTGTAGAAAAGATAGGAAATATATTGCCACATCCAACTACACTATTTGTAATATTATGTGCAATAATAATGGTTGTATCACATATTGCGTACAAGCTTGGTGTTTCTGTTACATATGAAGGCATTGATGTGGCATCAGGTGAATTAAAAGAGTTAACAGTAGGGGTTGTAAGTTTACTAACTCCTGAAGGAATTAGATATGTGTTCACAAGTGCAATTAAGAACTTTACTGGTTTTGCACCACTTGGAACAGTGTTAGTAGCTTTACTTGGAGTTGGAGTTGCTGAAGGAAGTGGATTAATTTCAACTGTATTAAAGAAATTAGTATTAAGTACTCCAAAGAAATTTGTTACTGTAGTAGTTGTTTTTGCAGGGGTTATGTCTAGTATAGCTTCAGATGCAGGATATGTTGTTTTAATACCATTAGGAGCAGTAATCTTTAAAAGCTGTGGAAGACATCCATTAGCAGGGATTGCAGCTGCATTTGCTGGGGTATCCGGTGGATTTAGTGCTAACTTACTTCCAGGACCAACAGATGCGCTATTAGGAGGTATTACAACTGAAGCAGCAAGGCTTGCTAACCCAACATATGAAGTTGGAATGACAGGAAATTGGTACTTTATAATAGCATCAGCATTTCTTATAACTATTCTTGGAACATTTGTAACTGAAAAAATCGTTGAGCCTAGACTTGGAGAATATAAAGGCAATGACAACGAAGAAGTAATGGAAGTTACTAAGGAACAAAAAAGAGGATTATTATTTGCAGGTATTGCATTATTAGTAACATTAATAGGTATTTTATTATTAGTTGTACCTTACAATGGAATATTAAGAAATCCAGAAACACATGAAATATTAAAATCACCATTTATGGATTCTATAGTTGTAATTATTGCTATATTATTTTTAATACCAGGTATTGCATATGGTATCGGTGAAAGAACTATTAAAAATGACAAGCAAGTAATTAACTTAATGGGTAAAAGCATGTCAGCAATGGGTTCATATATAGTTCTAGTATTCTTTGCAGCTCAATTTGTTTCATATTTCAGTTATACTAAATTAGGAACTGTTATAGCTGTTAGAGGAGCTAACTTCTTAGAAGCTACTGGAATAAAAGGAATTCCATTATTATTAGCATTTATAGTAGTTGCAGCATTCATTAACTTATTCATGGGTTCTGCATCAGCAAAATGGGCTATAATGGCTCCTATATTTGTTCCAATGTTAATGGGAATAGGATATTCTCCAGAATTAACACAAATGGCATACAGAATAGGAGATTCTGCTACTAATATAATATCTCCTCTTATGAGTTACTTTGCTTTAATTGTTGCATTTGCAGAAAAATATGATAAAGACTCAGGAATAGGGACACTTATATCAACAATGGTTCCATACTCAATAGTATTCTTAATAGGATGGAGTATTTTATTAATGCTTTGGTTTATATTTAAATTACCATTAGGTGTTGGAGTAGGAATCTTCATGTAA
- a CDS encoding VanZ family protein, which produces MINKYFTKKKYVINLLLIVIWMTFIFLMSNQPAETSDSQSLGIISILSKLGIDMSGIFGDIANFIVRKCAHFLEYMILGFLIINLIKEDLKLKYIVLIVISGVFLYACTDEFHQLFVSGRDGNLRDIFIDTSGGTVSALLFYLKRLLIKNRINE; this is translated from the coding sequence ATGATAAACAAATATTTTACAAAAAAGAAGTATGTTATAAATTTACTACTAATTGTTATATGGATGACTTTTATATTTTTAATGTCTAATCAGCCTGCTGAAACATCTGATTCACAGAGCCTTGGGATTATTAGTATATTATCTAAGCTAGGAATTGATATGAGCGGTATTTTTGGTGATATAGCTAATTTCATTGTAAGAAAATGTGCACATTTTCTTGAATATATGATATTAGGTTTTTTAATAATAAATTTAATTAAAGAAGACTTAAAGCTAAAATATATTGTTTTAATAGTAATTAGTGGTGTATTTTTATATGCATGTACTGATGAATTTCATCAGTTATTTGTATCAGGAAGAGATGGAAACCTTAGAGATATATTTATTGATACATCTGGTGGAACAGTATCAGCATTATTGTTTTATTTAAAAAGATTACTAATTAAGAATAGAATAAATGAATGA